A window of Spiroplasma syrphidicola EA-1 contains these coding sequences:
- a CDS encoding alanine--tRNA ligase-related protein translates to MDNTTINAWWQNLKNDQNNGNFPLTVFNGYTKTSDHGTVIGLFNKDGQAVKELTGVGFIIFDQTVFYALGGGQISDTGYLKQGTNLIPVYDLNKQIFKKVYVHLVDTGNVTIKINDVLEQEINTTRRNNLTKNHTAQHILSYTIEKIVNDGELTDSVLIKEESFLLAMNKTDNWLDVLLQARDKIITTFINHDIARIEHQMPIAEARAMNLAHPSFEYDPIVRVVEFPAATIDLCGGTHVNNLNEINYFEIWDCWVDKKKVRMESSTNQVATAQYFTTWTNNKITELQQLVDRIKKIDPQFSYQLPVLTTPTTFIEKMALENEIKTIEHELTEISKEKNKLLVQKVNELELEPIIEPINNNLNLVSFTVNDEILTLELMRSKLNKFFQDYQNSLIYFNNPTLKYAYISFTKINSVNFNLNQYFQANKAALNLTGGGTPFFLNITYQDNLDHFMETLLSEIKKS, encoded by the coding sequence ATGGATAACACAACAATTAATGCCTGATGGCAAAATCTGAAAAATGATCAAAATAACGGTAATTTCCCGTTAACAGTCTTTAATGGCTATACTAAAACAAGCGACCACGGAACTGTCATTGGCTTATTTAACAAAGATGGCCAAGCAGTTAAGGAATTAACAGGAGTTGGTTTTATTATTTTCGATCAAACTGTTTTTTATGCCCTCGGGGGAGGACAAATCTCAGATACAGGGTATTTAAAACAAGGAACTAATTTAATCCCAGTTTATGATTTAAATAAACAAATTTTTAAAAAAGTTTATGTTCACTTAGTTGATACTGGTAATGTGACAATTAAAATTAATGATGTTTTAGAGCAAGAAATTAATACAACTCGTCGTAACAATTTAACAAAAAATCATACTGCGCAACATATTTTATCTTATACAATTGAAAAAATTGTTAATGATGGAGAATTAACCGATTCTGTCTTAATTAAAGAAGAATCATTTTTACTAGCAATGAATAAAACTGATAATTGACTAGATGTTTTACTACAAGCTCGCGATAAAATCATTACAACCTTTATTAATCATGATATCGCGCGAATCGAACACCAAATGCCAATTGCCGAAGCCCGCGCAATGAATTTAGCCCACCCTAGTTTTGAATATGACCCAATTGTTCGGGTAGTTGAATTCCCAGCGGCAACAATTGATTTATGTGGGGGAACACATGTTAATAATTTAAATGAAATTAATTATTTTGAAATTTGAGATTGTTGAGTTGATAAAAAGAAAGTCCGCATGGAATCTTCAACAAACCAAGTCGCCACTGCTCAATACTTTACCACTTGAACTAACAATAAAATTACAGAGCTACAACAGTTAGTTGATCGAATTAAAAAAATTGATCCCCAATTTTCTTATCAATTACCAGTTTTAACAACCCCTACTACTTTTATTGAAAAAATGGCCCTAGAAAATGAGATTAAAACAATCGAGCATGAATTAACAGAAATTAGTAAAGAAAAAAATAAACTCCTAGTCCAAAAAGTAAATGAATTAGAACTTGAACCGATTATTGAACCAATTAACAATAACTTAAATTTAGTTAGTTTCACCGTTAATGATGAGATTTTAACCCTTGAGTTAATGCGTAGTAAACTTAATAAGTTTTTCCAAGATTATCAAAATAGTCTAATTTACTTTAATAACCCAACCCTAAAATATGCTTATATATCATTTACAAAAATTAATAGTGTTAACTTTAATTTAAACCAATATTTTCAAGCAAATAAGGCAGCTTTAAATTTAACAGGGGGAGGAACACCATTCTTTTTAAACATTACTTACCAAGATAATTTGGATCATTTTATGGAAACCTTATTATCAGAAATTAAAAAAAGCTAA
- a CDS encoding NAD(P)H-dependent glycerol-3-phosphate dehydrogenase, translating to MFKNESKNITIIGTGAYGTVLANVLTDNDHHVTMFGIEEEQVNDINNNHLNSRFFRDVKINSTIKATTSFSAAVENADYIILGIPVIAIKTIIAKINEVVKHPVVIINVAKGLDWDTHEVLSVEVNRTINPKIMRAYAGLYGPSIAQEVLERKPTCMMAVSDDLAVAKEVRDLFRNEYFIVFADNDVVGAEYGVALKNSVAIAAGMASGLYASDNAKASLITMGLNETKIFASQKKIKIETFINFAGLADLILTATSPKSRNFNLGWEIAQSDDAKTVLEAHSTTVEGVLTCKTVVHSARENNLYLPLFEALYAILFNNKKPSTVINSIFAQAII from the coding sequence ATGTTTAAAAATGAGTCAAAAAATATTACAATCATTGGAACAGGAGCCTACGGGACTGTGTTAGCCAATGTTTTAACGGATAATGATCATCATGTGACAATGTTTGGAATTGAAGAAGAACAAGTAAACGATATTAATAATAATCACTTAAATAGTCGTTTCTTTCGTGATGTAAAAATTAATTCAACAATTAAAGCGACAACTAGTTTTAGTGCGGCAGTTGAGAATGCTGATTATATTATTTTAGGAATTCCTGTTATTGCAATTAAAACAATTATTGCCAAAATTAATGAAGTAGTCAAACACCCAGTTGTAATTATTAATGTGGCAAAAGGGTTAGACTGAGACACCCATGAAGTCCTATCAGTTGAAGTTAATCGTACTATTAATCCTAAAATTATGCGTGCTTATGCCGGGTTATATGGTCCAAGTATTGCTCAAGAAGTGTTAGAACGAAAACCAACTTGTATGATGGCAGTATCAGACGATTTAGCGGTAGCAAAAGAAGTTCGTGATTTATTTAGAAACGAATACTTTATTGTGTTTGCTGATAATGATGTTGTTGGGGCTGAATATGGGGTGGCATTAAAAAATTCCGTTGCGATTGCCGCTGGAATGGCATCAGGTCTTTATGCTTCTGATAATGCCAAAGCCTCATTAATTACAATGGGTTTAAATGAAACAAAAATCTTTGCTAGTCAAAAGAAAATTAAAATTGAAACTTTCATTAATTTTGCTGGTTTAGCTGACCTTATTTTAACGGCGACTTCACCAAAATCACGGAATTTTAATTTAGGATGAGAAATCGCCCAAAGTGACGATGCCAAAACAGTGTTAGAAGCTCATTCAACAACAGTTGAAGGAGTATTAACTTGTAAAACTGTTGTTCATAGTGCCCGAGAAAATAATCTTTATTTACCATTATTTGAAGCACTTTACGCCATTTTATTTAATAATAAAAAACCAAGCACGGTTATTAATAGTATTTTTGCGCAAGCAATTATTTAG
- the gpmI gene encoding 2,3-bisphosphoglycerate-independent phosphoglycerate mutase, which yields MKVKQPILLAILDGWGIAPDSAGNAVTQAHMTNVLGLMEKYPWVKAHASGEWVGLPEGQMGNSEVGHIHLGAGRIKYESLTLINKAINDGTFNQNAEILAAIKFAKENNGAFHIMGLFSDGGVHSHIDHIFAAYRLAAQEGLTEIYLHAFGDGRDTKPECIKEYLEQFKKLQAELKVGSIATIGGRYYAMDRDKKYDRVQVAYDVLVSQQGAAFTDPIAYIDAEYSAGRNDEFLMPGYNVNTPNGYIKPGDGVLFANFRPDRAIAIASAITNPAFPGGESDKYFLPKVDNIYFVSMMKYADTVTSPHIAFQAIEVTNGLGEWLSKKGYQQLRIAETEKIAHVTFFFDGGKDYFKNGLATPEEITLPGSSLDLIASPKVATYDLMPEMSAYGITDKLIEELNKKEFDVIILNFANCDMVGHTGNLAAATKAVKVVDECLGKIYQAIKAVDGIMIITADHGNAEVMLDEEGGVNKKHTSQLVPIIITKADLKLRQDEVGIANVAPTILELIGEEIPAEMTETSLIIK from the coding sequence ATGAAGGTTAAACAACCAATTTTATTAGCAATTTTAGATGGGTGAGGAATTGCCCCAGATAGTGCTGGGAATGCGGTAACGCAAGCCCATATGACAAATGTTTTAGGGTTAATGGAAAAATATCCATGAGTAAAAGCCCACGCATCAGGAGAATGAGTCGGATTACCAGAGGGTCAAATGGGAAACTCAGAAGTTGGCCATATTCACTTAGGAGCGGGAAGAATTAAATATGAATCATTAACTTTAATTAATAAAGCAATTAATGATGGGACATTTAATCAAAATGCAGAAATATTAGCAGCAATTAAGTTTGCCAAAGAAAATAATGGCGCTTTCCATATTATGGGACTATTTTCAGATGGTGGGGTCCATTCTCATATTGATCATATTTTTGCCGCATACCGTTTAGCAGCGCAAGAAGGATTAACAGAGATTTACTTACATGCTTTTGGGGATGGTCGTGATACAAAACCAGAATGTATTAAAGAATATCTTGAACAATTTAAAAAATTACAAGCAGAATTAAAAGTTGGATCAATCGCAACAATTGGTGGTCGTTATTATGCTATGGATCGTGATAAAAAATATGATCGTGTCCAAGTGGCCTATGATGTATTAGTGTCTCAACAAGGGGCAGCATTTACTGACCCAATCGCATATATTGATGCTGAATATAGCGCTGGGCGTAATGATGAATTTTTAATGCCAGGATATAATGTTAATACTCCAAATGGATATATTAAACCAGGAGACGGAGTTTTATTTGCTAACTTCCGTCCAGATCGCGCAATTGCTATTGCCTCAGCAATTACAAATCCTGCTTTCCCAGGGGGAGAAAGTGATAAATATTTCTTACCAAAAGTTGATAATATTTATTTTGTCTCAATGATGAAATATGCTGACACAGTTACTTCACCTCATATTGCTTTTCAAGCAATTGAAGTTACTAATGGTTTAGGAGAATGATTAAGCAAAAAAGGATATCAACAATTAAGAATTGCTGAAACTGAGAAAATTGCCCATGTGACTTTCTTCTTTGATGGGGGGAAAGATTACTTTAAAAATGGTCTAGCAACCCCAGAAGAAATTACGCTACCAGGGTCATCGTTAGATTTAATTGCTTCACCAAAAGTAGCAACATATGATTTAATGCCAGAAATGTCAGCATATGGAATTACTGATAAATTAATTGAAGAATTAAATAAAAAAGAGTTTGATGTAATTATCTTAAACTTTGCTAACTGTGATATGGTTGGTCATACTGGTAATTTAGCAGCGGCAACAAAAGCAGTTAAAGTAGTTGATGAGTGTTTAGGGAAAATTTATCAAGCAATTAAAGCAGTTGATGGAATTATGATTATTACTGCTGATCATGGTAATGCCGAGGTAATGTTGGATGAAGAAGGGGGAGTAAATAAAAAACATACTTCTCAATTAGTTCCAATCATTATTACAAAAGCTGATTTAAAACTTCGTCAAGATGAAGTAGGGATTGCAAATGTCGCACCAACAATTCTTGAATTAATTGGGGAAGAAATTCCAGCGGAAATGACGGAAACTTCATTAATTATTAAATAA
- a CDS encoding CPBP family intramembrane glutamic endopeptidase yields MDNYQKRAWYQVKPGLVDQASPFDFKLVSLKSVGYIFILTAIIGPFLINILLNYLFDHTTTAQLGALILSWVISGVGSYFVFSRTNDKMFRSGAIAFYLFYFVPAIVTLIFSLIIGSFLNNLSTEIKGLINIIVGMIGNAIAIGLTYYFCPQLFKKIKLTFKKDYWRVLIIVPIAIIAAFALNYLFGFIQGKITGGTSNNQESLVNGIDKWWYALALAIYTILLAPVIEEFACRHGIFSLVGDRWVALACSTIYFAGMHVSTGGDWEHIIGYLGGALALGSLFMITWGNVTYTILTHAGMNLISFILIVNHVN; encoded by the coding sequence ATGGATAATTATCAAAAAAGAGCATGATACCAAGTTAAACCAGGACTAGTTGATCAAGCATCACCATTTGATTTCAAATTAGTATCATTAAAATCAGTTGGTTATATTTTTATTTTAACGGCAATTATTGGACCATTTCTTATTAATATTTTGCTAAATTATTTATTTGATCATACTACTACAGCCCAATTAGGGGCATTAATTTTATCATGAGTTATTTCGGGGGTTGGTTCATATTTTGTTTTCAGCCGAACAAATGATAAAATGTTTCGATCAGGAGCGATAGCTTTTTATTTATTTTATTTTGTTCCAGCAATTGTTACTTTAATCTTTTCTCTTATTATTGGATCATTTTTAAACAATTTATCAACGGAAATCAAAGGGTTAATTAACATTATTGTTGGAATGATTGGTAATGCGATTGCGATTGGGCTAACTTATTATTTTTGTCCACAACTTTTTAAAAAAATAAAGTTAACTTTTAAAAAAGATTATTGAAGAGTATTGATAATTGTACCAATTGCAATTATTGCAGCTTTTGCTTTGAATTACTTATTTGGATTTATACAAGGGAAAATTACTGGGGGAACTTCAAATAATCAAGAATCATTAGTTAATGGCATTGATAAATGGTGATACGCATTAGCGCTAGCAATTTACACGATTTTATTAGCACCAGTAATTGAGGAATTTGCTTGTCGCCATGGTATTTTTAGTTTAGTTGGTGATCGCTGAGTTGCCCTAGCTTGTTCAACAATTTATTTTGCTGGAATGCATGTTAGTACAGGTGGGGATTGAGAGCATATTATTGGTTATTTAGGTGGAGCATTAGCTTTAGGAAGTTTATTTATGATAACCTGAGGGAATGTTACATATACAATTCTAACACATGCCGGAATGAACTTAATTTCCTTTATTTTAATAGTTAATCATGTTAATTAA
- a CDS encoding Cof-type HAD-IIB family hydrolase, with protein sequence MDKIKLVALDMDGTACVFQKGVLAANIEPIIATQEKGVKVVFATGRPILTSLQEALKVKMDYYHQYFIGFNGACIYDIKNEEIVHEQTIPAKTLEVIFALAAEHQIKIWCYTNDLAKVIVNFDPILEGNSECAFFDGEFEQYNPNNTLIQEDGYKCLGFDLTDDHPFVVALTEGHNIEIAIDKNGVAEINAPGINKLLGLRWVTAQLGIDLANVMAMGDSMNDYHMLKNVGVGIAMGNAQEAVKAIATEVTSDAKDGGVAKMLNKYILNGEI encoded by the coding sequence ATGGATAAAATCAAATTAGTGGCGTTAGATATGGATGGGACAGCTTGTGTCTTTCAAAAAGGGGTATTAGCTGCAAATATTGAACCAATTATTGCAACGCAAGAAAAAGGGGTTAAGGTTGTTTTTGCGACGGGCCGCCCAATTTTGACGTCGTTACAGGAAGCTTTAAAAGTAAAAATGGATTATTATCACCAATATTTTATTGGTTTTAATGGCGCATGTATTTATGATATTAAAAACGAGGAAATTGTCCATGAACAAACAATTCCAGCAAAAACATTGGAAGTAATTTTTGCTTTGGCAGCAGAACATCAAATTAAAATTTGATGTTATACCAATGATTTAGCAAAGGTAATTGTTAACTTTGACCCAATTTTAGAAGGAAATAGCGAATGTGCTTTTTTTGATGGTGAATTTGAACAATATAATCCTAATAATACTCTTATTCAAGAAGATGGTTATAAATGTTTAGGGTTTGATTTAACAGATGATCACCCTTTTGTTGTTGCTCTAACCGAAGGGCATAATATTGAAATTGCAATTGATAAAAATGGTGTCGCTGAAATTAATGCTCCCGGTATTAATAAATTATTAGGATTACGCTGAGTAACAGCACAACTAGGCATTGACCTAGCAAATGTAATGGCAATGGGGGATAGTATGAATGACTATCATATGTTAAAAAATGTTGGGGTTGGAATTGCGATGGGAAATGCCCAAGAAGCAGTTAAAGCAATTGCGACAGAAGTAACAAGTGATGCCAAAGATGGTGGTGTTGCAAAAATGCTAAATAAATATATTTTAAATGGCGAAATTTAG
- the rnjA gene encoding ribonuclease J1: MNNEQMNLKNPAVQANSDDSAPQQGKTVTPPNQEPTKVFALGGLEEIGKNTYCIEHQDELIMIDAGVKFPSSTMLGVDAVIPNYSYLKENQRKIKALFITHGHEDHIGGIPYLLREVNVPIIYAPRLAAALIRDRLKEAKLEQNTIVKEIDNMSVIKTKNFKINFFAVNHSIPDAFGVTVNSPNGRIVSTGDYKFDWTPLGHRADIERMANMGQEGVMLLMADSTNAEVEGYTQTETKIIKNIGELFVKAKGRILISTFASNVHRIQHIVEIANKYGRKILVFGRSLDRIIKIIRQMGHLKISDKAFIKANEAKNYKDSEILIICTGSQGEPMAALSRIANNQHQHISIIPGDTVIFSSSPIPGNQADVERVINKLVRAGAIVHENSPLNQIHTSGHASQEEQKLLFTLLKPKYFMPMHGDYRMLKQHGETAVSVNMKEENIFICANGDQIELLNGEAKIGKRIEAEAIYVDGKDLSGQTTAVVRDREILSKDGLIAVVISIDSQNNRLLSPPRIISRGSFYVKESGNIINESIRLTTEAINEVLKTQKPTFGALKSAIKQSLSPFIYRYKRRNPLIIPVILNKK; the protein is encoded by the coding sequence ATGAATAATGAACAAATGAATTTAAAGAATCCCGCCGTACAAGCTAATAGCGATGATTCAGCACCCCAACAAGGGAAAACAGTTACACCGCCAAATCAAGAACCAACAAAGGTTTTTGCCTTAGGAGGATTAGAAGAAATTGGGAAAAATACTTATTGTATTGAACACCAAGATGAATTAATTATGATTGATGCTGGGGTTAAATTTCCTAGTTCAACAATGTTAGGAGTAGACGCTGTTATTCCCAACTATTCTTATTTAAAAGAAAATCAACGCAAAATTAAAGCGTTATTTATTACCCATGGCCATGAAGACCATATTGGAGGAATCCCTTATTTATTAAGAGAAGTTAATGTCCCAATTATTTACGCTCCTCGCTTAGCAGCAGCGTTAATTCGTGACCGCTTAAAAGAAGCAAAATTAGAACAAAATACAATTGTTAAAGAAATTGATAATATGAGTGTTATTAAAACAAAAAACTTCAAAATTAATTTCTTTGCCGTAAACCATAGTATCCCTGATGCTTTTGGGGTAACTGTTAATAGTCCTAACGGACGGATTGTTTCAACCGGTGATTATAAGTTTGACTGAACACCATTAGGACACCGTGCTGACATTGAACGAATGGCAAATATGGGGCAAGAAGGTGTTATGTTATTAATGGCCGATAGTACTAATGCTGAAGTTGAAGGTTATACCCAAACAGAAACAAAAATTATTAAAAATATTGGCGAATTATTTGTTAAAGCAAAAGGTAGAATTCTTATTTCCACTTTTGCTTCAAATGTTCACCGGATTCAACACATTGTTGAAATTGCCAATAAATATGGTCGTAAAATTCTGGTTTTTGGACGTAGTTTAGACCGAATTATTAAAATTATTCGTCAAATGGGACATTTAAAAATTTCAGATAAAGCCTTTATTAAAGCAAATGAAGCAAAAAACTATAAAGATAGTGAAATCTTAATTATTTGTACAGGTAGCCAAGGTGAACCAATGGCGGCTTTATCACGAATTGCGAATAATCAGCATCAACATATTTCAATTATTCCTGGTGATACAGTTATTTTCTCATCATCACCAATTCCAGGAAACCAAGCTGATGTTGAACGAGTAATCAATAAATTAGTACGAGCTGGGGCAATTGTCCATGAAAATAGTCCATTAAATCAAATTCATACTTCTGGGCATGCCTCACAAGAAGAACAAAAACTATTATTTACCCTATTAAAACCAAAATACTTTATGCCAATGCATGGTGATTATCGAATGTTAAAACAACATGGTGAAACAGCTGTTAGTGTTAATATGAAAGAAGAAAACATCTTTATTTGTGCAAACGGTGATCAAATTGAATTGTTAAATGGGGAAGCAAAAATCGGAAAACGAATTGAAGCAGAAGCAATTTATGTTGATGGAAAAGACTTATCAGGGCAAACAACAGCCGTTGTTCGTGATCGAGAAATTTTATCAAAAGATGGTTTAATTGCTGTTGTTATTTCAATTGATTCACAAAATAATCGTTTACTATCACCACCAAGAATTATTTCACGTGGTAGTTTCTATGTAAAAGAATCAGGAAACATTATTAATGAATCAATTCGTTTAACAACCGAAGCAATTAATGAGGTTCTTAAAACACAAAAACCAACTTTTGGGGCTTTAAAAAGTGCGATTAAACAATCCCTATCCCCTTTCATTTACCGTTACAAACGTCGTAATCCGTTAATTATTCCTGTTATTTTAAATAAAAAATAA
- a CDS encoding APC family permease, whose protein sequence is MRKTTAKKYGFFMCLSMAIGTIIGTGIFFKNEAVYGFTNGNGILGLIAWLIGGIMAVSFGLSFMEISSAKQDSNSGVSLYAKIFGGKRFGHVVRSAMNHVYLPITAAVIAYYTTKASIWAFGGGLVAEEIFKAKVGGHLNYELILATFSILYSLLLVYICSYQEKVGKWIQIVTVILKVFPLILIGLIGLFFINNDPNAFSESGLGDHSKYPLVAGKSGFEMILMAMPGILFAFDGFLATTYIQKDVVKPEKNIPLALVVGLTAVTILYLLVSIGTLNLDASGSVAAAAGKIFNSPLANKIFERIIFFFIFISAFGALNGYHFSLTKLSRSSIEDNFGFVGKKANKLATKTSFERATFLYAMVITLFWAIVMAVPTIFTDLDFYGFISDAGVVLAFLMYGSIIGLGLYNRYTKKVKARQYWYFIPTAIISTICIAFIMGYNIYSYFLNAIESGASAGPIIRIILLLFILICPWIGWWMKEGSPSVVIPITNSSDNNPPVAEAIANVTGQEKPAVNNQKEIKQRK, encoded by the coding sequence ATGCGTAAAACAACGGCAAAAAAATATGGTTTCTTTATGTGCCTCTCAATGGCAATTGGAACAATTATCGGAACCGGAATTTTCTTTAAAAATGAAGCGGTTTATGGTTTCACAAATGGGAATGGAATTCTGGGATTAATTGCCTGATTGATTGGGGGAATTATGGCCGTTTCATTTGGTTTATCGTTTATGGAAATTTCTTCAGCGAAGCAAGATTCAAATTCAGGAGTTTCTTTATACGCTAAAATTTTTGGGGGAAAAAGATTTGGTCATGTTGTTCGTAGTGCAATGAACCATGTCTATTTACCGATTACAGCAGCTGTAATTGCTTATTATACAACAAAAGCCTCGATTTGAGCTTTTGGTGGTGGCTTAGTGGCAGAAGAAATTTTTAAAGCCAAAGTTGGGGGCCATTTAAACTATGAATTAATTTTAGCAACGTTTTCAATTTTATATAGTTTATTATTAGTCTATATTTGTTCATACCAAGAAAAAGTTGGTAAATGGATTCAAATTGTGACGGTGATATTAAAAGTTTTCCCATTAATTCTTATTGGCTTAATTGGTTTATTTTTTATTAATAATGATCCTAATGCTTTTAGTGAAAGTGGTTTAGGTGATCATAGTAAGTACCCACTAGTGGCAGGGAAAAGTGGCTTTGAAATGATTTTAATGGCAATGCCAGGAATTCTTTTTGCTTTCGATGGGTTTTTAGCAACAACATATATTCAAAAAGATGTTGTTAAGCCAGAAAAAAATATTCCGTTAGCCCTTGTTGTTGGTTTAACAGCAGTGACAATTTTATACTTATTAGTATCAATTGGAACCCTAAACTTAGATGCTAGTGGGAGTGTTGCTGCGGCAGCTGGAAAAATCTTTAATAGTCCCTTAGCTAATAAAATCTTCGAACGAATTATTTTCTTCTTTATTTTTATTAGTGCCTTTGGTGCCTTAAATGGTTATCATTTTTCTTTAACTAAATTAAGTCGTTCTTCAATTGAAGATAATTTTGGTTTTGTTGGAAAAAAAGCTAATAAGTTGGCAACAAAAACTAGTTTTGAACGCGCAACATTCCTTTATGCAATGGTAATAACATTATTTTGAGCAATTGTGATGGCAGTTCCAACAATTTTTACTGATTTAGATTTTTATGGCTTTATTAGTGATGCCGGAGTTGTATTAGCCTTTTTAATGTACGGGTCCATTATTGGTTTAGGATTATATAATCGCTATACGAAAAAAGTTAAGGCGCGCCAGTATTGGTATTTTATTCCAACGGCGATTATCAGCACAATTTGTATTGCTTTTATTATGGGCTATAATATTTATTCGTATTTTTTAAACGCAATTGAAAGTGGGGCTAGTGCTGGACCAATTATTCGAATTATTTTATTATTATTTATTTTAATTTGTCCGTGAATTGGATGATGAATGAAGGAAGGTTCACCATCGGTTGTTATCCCGATTACTAACTCAAGCGATAATAACCCACCAGTTGCAGAAGCAATTGCTAATGTTACCGGTCAGGAAAAACCGGCAGTTAATAACCAAAAAGAAATTAAACAACGAAAATAG
- the der gene encoding ribosome biogenesis GTPase Der: protein MARKGTVAIVGRPNVGKSTLFNRIIRERLSIVEDTPGVTRDRIYSYSEWLTREFLIIDTGGITLDHNAPFAQEIKVQAEIAIEEADVIVFVVSYKDGIISDDQMIAKLLYKSKKPIILAVNKYDKQEKDSELYEYMALGFGEPIPVSAAHGIGVGDLLDEIISYLDAIPVVEKPPGINFSLIGRPNAGKSSLVNAILGEERVIVSPIAGTTTDSIDTSFTRNQEKYTVIDTAGIRRRGKVYEKLEKYSVLRAVSAIERSDVVLVIIDGTVPITDQDTNIAGLAFEQNKPIILVVNKWDAIADKETQTMNQIEKHIRSYFKYLSYAKMVFVSALEKKRLNQLFDTIKTVYEGLQIRVKTSVLNEILVKAQLLNPPPDFNGGRLKIYYATQPVGTIPTFIMFCNEPKYLHFSYKRFIENQIREHFGFEGIPIKILFRKRK, encoded by the coding sequence ATGGCGCGAAAAGGAACGGTGGCAATTGTTGGGCGACCAAATGTTGGTAAATCAACTTTATTTAATCGAATTATTCGTGAACGCTTATCAATTGTTGAAGATACCCCAGGGGTAACGCGTGATCGGATTTATTCATATTCAGAATGATTAACAAGAGAATTTTTAATAATTGATACGGGGGGAATTACCTTAGATCATAACGCACCTTTTGCGCAAGAAATTAAAGTTCAAGCGGAAATTGCGATTGAAGAAGCCGATGTGATTGTTTTTGTTGTATCTTATAAAGATGGAATCATTTCTGATGATCAGATGATTGCCAAATTACTTTACAAAAGTAAAAAACCAATTATTTTAGCCGTTAATAAGTATGATAAACAAGAAAAAGATAGTGAATTATATGAATATATGGCTTTAGGGTTTGGCGAACCAATCCCAGTTTCTGCGGCGCATGGAATTGGTGTCGGAGATTTATTAGATGAAATAATTTCTTATTTAGATGCCATTCCTGTTGTTGAAAAACCACCAGGAATTAATTTCTCATTAATTGGCCGTCCCAATGCTGGGAAATCATCATTGGTTAATGCTATTTTGGGTGAAGAACGAGTAATCGTTTCGCCAATTGCCGGGACAACTACTGATTCAATTGATACTTCTTTTACCCGTAATCAAGAAAAATATACCGTGATTGATACCGCTGGGATTCGTCGTCGGGGAAAAGTGTATGAAAAGTTAGAAAAATATAGTGTTTTACGGGCAGTTAGTGCGATTGAACGTAGTGATGTTGTTTTAGTTATTATTGATGGAACGGTCCCAATTACTGACCAAGATACTAATATTGCTGGGTTGGCCTTTGAACAAAATAAACCAATTATTTTGGTTGTAAATAAATGAGATGCGATTGCCGATAAAGAAACGCAAACAATGAACCAAATTGAAAAGCATATTCGGAGTTATTTCAAATATTTAAGTTATGCCAAAATGGTTTTTGTTTCCGCGCTAGAAAAGAAACGATTAAACCAATTATTTGATACAATTAAAACAGTCTATGAAGGCTTACAAATTCGGGTTAAGACAAGTGTTTTAAATGAAATCTTAGTTAAAGCACAGCTATTAAATCCTCCGCCAGACTTTAATGGGGGACGGTTAAAAATCTATTATGCTACCCAACCAGTTGGAACAATCCCAACATTTATTATGTTTTGTAACGAACCAAAGTATCTTCATTTTTCATATAAACGTTTTATTGAAAACCAAATTCGGGAACATTTTGGATTTGAAGGAATACCAATTAAAATTCTATTTAGAAAAAGAAAATAA